A section of the Marinoscillum sp. 108 genome encodes:
- a CDS encoding ribonuclease HII has translation MLLPYFQENQIEAGCDEAGRGCLAGPVVAAAVVLPPDYHHPVLNDSKQLTEKQRDELRIEIVKEAISFGVGVASPGEIDDINILNASYLAMHRAVDQLKITPEMLLIDGNRFKPHNEIPYECVIKGDGKYYSIAAASILAKTHRDELMRQLALEFTGYSWETNMGYPTRAHRSAIKAQGVTPHHRMSFQLLPAQLELFD, from the coding sequence ATGCTTTTACCCTATTTTCAGGAAAACCAAATAGAAGCGGGCTGCGATGAAGCCGGAAGAGGCTGTCTGGCCGGACCTGTGGTAGCTGCTGCGGTGGTTCTACCGCCAGACTATCACCACCCCGTACTGAACGACTCCAAACAGCTCACCGAAAAGCAACGCGATGAGCTGAGAATTGAAATAGTCAAAGAAGCCATCAGTTTTGGAGTGGGGGTAGCTTCCCCTGGAGAAATAGATGATATCAATATTCTCAATGCCTCCTATCTGGCCATGCACAGGGCCGTAGATCAGTTAAAAATCACCCCTGAGATGCTCCTCATAGATGGTAACCGCTTCAAACCGCACAATGAAATTCCCTACGAGTGTGTCATAAAAGGAGATGGTAAATATTATTCCATTGCAGCGGCATCCATTTTAGCCAAAACTCATCGGGATGAGCTGATGCGGCAACTCGCACTCGAATTTACCGGCTATAGCTGGGAAACCAACATGGGCTATCCTACCAGGGCTCATCGGTCTGCCATCAAAGCCCAGGGGGTCACCCCGCATCATCGCATGTCCTTTCAGCTGTTACCTGCACAACTGGAGTTGTTTGATTAG
- a CDS encoding TonB-dependent receptor, with protein MKFIATIIFLVAGTYVSAQSLTQTIKGRLVDQQSKSPIIGATVLVKDSEPMLGAVTDLEGYFRLPAVPIGRHVLIFSSVGYEVKTHPNVLVTSGKEVYMEVEMVESLVEMAAVEIVATNKQDKGQPMNEMATVSAISLSVEETSRYAATFDDPARAAATQAGVTTGGDDLLNEIVIRGNSPKGILWRLEGVEIPNPNHFNSVGSSAGGVSMLSANVLSSSDFFTGAFPAQYGNATSGIFDLNLRKGNFDKHEHSFQVGLLGIGMASEGPLSKNSNASYLINYRYSTLALFEHLGINILGDQEDITFQDLSFKVFVPTKKAGTFSLWGLGGANTYGYKADTVNTNDFYFEDESQWMGATGLTHIVYLGEDTYLKSIVSYSGNRNDYSEDSLRQQVWYTEDFTESQFRISSFLNHKFNARSTLRAGGIYSSLGFNLKSESWHRDQERFVTVLDEKGSTDLYQGFAQLQHRFTQDFSVNVGGHLTYFGLNNTTYVEPRAGMRWQVTPKGALTGGVGLHSRKESIALYLAREIRQDGSSTYNNKNLKFTRAAHAVIGYELMLKPDLKLKSEVYYQYLYDVPVWPNDTISDMEARTFSAINSYDGYTTVPLANKGTGRNYGVELTLEKYFTNNYYFMTTGSLYQSKYTAIDGIERNTVFNGNYIFNALGGKEYTFNNGQKVLSVNSRLIYAGGKRESPVDIEASRAAGYTIRDYTRTYEDKVPAYFRLDLGVSYKWNKIKSASVVAINVQNVLGIENVAFTYYGAETDKVWNATQLGMFPNLSYKVEF; from the coding sequence ATGAAATTTATCGCCACAATCATTTTTTTAGTAGCCGGAACTTATGTTTCAGCTCAATCACTCACACAGACCATCAAGGGTCGCTTGGTGGATCAGCAATCCAAATCACCTATTATAGGAGCTACCGTACTAGTCAAGGATTCAGAACCTATGCTTGGCGCAGTGACCGACCTGGAGGGGTACTTCAGGTTGCCAGCCGTGCCTATTGGCAGACATGTCCTGATTTTTTCTTCGGTAGGCTATGAGGTGAAGACGCATCCCAATGTGCTGGTCACTTCAGGAAAGGAAGTATACATGGAAGTAGAAATGGTGGAGTCGCTTGTGGAAATGGCCGCAGTGGAAATTGTAGCCACCAACAAACAAGACAAAGGTCAGCCCATGAATGAGATGGCCACTGTGAGTGCCATCTCGCTCAGTGTGGAAGAGACGAGTCGCTATGCAGCTACGTTTGACGATCCGGCACGGGCAGCAGCTACCCAAGCAGGAGTGACCACCGGAGGCGACGACTTGCTCAATGAGATTGTCATCAGGGGCAACTCACCCAAGGGCATTTTGTGGAGACTTGAGGGCGTGGAAATCCCTAATCCTAATCATTTCAATTCAGTAGGTTCCTCAGCCGGAGGGGTCAGTATGCTTAGCGCCAATGTACTGAGCAGTTCGGATTTTTTTACTGGAGCATTTCCAGCACAGTACGGTAATGCCACCTCCGGGATTTTTGATCTGAATTTGCGTAAGGGAAACTTCGACAAGCATGAGCACTCCTTTCAGGTAGGCCTGCTAGGCATTGGAATGGCCTCTGAGGGGCCATTGAGTAAAAATTCAAACGCTTCTTATCTGATCAATTACAGGTATTCCACACTTGCCCTTTTTGAGCATTTGGGGATCAATATCCTGGGCGATCAGGAGGATATTACTTTTCAGGATTTGTCATTCAAGGTATTTGTGCCTACCAAAAAGGCGGGAACATTCTCCCTTTGGGGGCTTGGTGGGGCCAATACCTATGGGTATAAGGCGGATACAGTCAATACCAACGACTTCTACTTTGAGGATGAAAGTCAGTGGATGGGGGCGACCGGCCTGACACATATTGTCTACCTGGGAGAAGACACCTATTTGAAATCCATCGTTTCGTACTCCGGCAATAGAAATGATTATTCTGAAGACTCACTGAGGCAGCAGGTTTGGTACACCGAAGATTTTACCGAAAGCCAGTTCAGGATTTCATCATTTCTGAATCATAAGTTCAATGCCAGAAGTACCTTAAGAGCAGGGGGAATCTACAGCAGTCTGGGGTTCAATCTGAAAAGTGAGAGCTGGCACCGTGATCAGGAGCGATTTGTGACTGTTTTGGATGAGAAGGGCAGTACGGACCTGTATCAGGGGTTTGCACAGTTGCAGCACAGGTTCACACAGGACTTTTCGGTAAACGTAGGTGGGCACCTTACCTATTTTGGACTGAACAATACGACCTATGTGGAGCCAAGGGCTGGCATGCGGTGGCAGGTGACACCCAAGGGAGCTTTGACGGGCGGGGTTGGGCTTCACAGTAGGAAAGAAAGCATTGCACTCTATCTGGCACGAGAGATTCGGCAGGACGGCAGCTCTACTTATAACAATAAGAATCTGAAATTTACACGGGCCGCACATGCAGTGATTGGATATGAGCTCATGCTGAAGCCTGACCTGAAATTGAAGTCAGAGGTGTACTATCAGTATCTGTATGATGTGCCTGTTTGGCCAAATGATACCATATCCGATATGGAGGCCCGCACTTTTTCAGCCATTAATTCCTATGATGGATATACCACCGTACCACTGGCCAATAAGGGAACCGGCAGAAACTATGGTGTGGAGTTGACCCTCGAAAAGTATTTTACCAACAACTACTACTTCATGACCACTGGGTCGCTCTACCAGTCCAAGTACACGGCGATTGACGGAATCGAGCGGAATACAGTATTCAACGGGAACTACATTTTTAACGCCCTTGGAGGAAAAGAATACACCTTCAACAACGGACAAAAAGTTCTGAGTGTGAACAGTCGCCTGATTTATGCAGGCGGGAAGAGGGAGTCTCCTGTGGATATTGAAGCCTCAAGAGCTGCCGGGTATACCATACGTGACTATACCCGCACCTATGAAGATAAGGTACCCGCCTATTTCCGCTTAGACCTGGGTGTGAGTTACAAATGGAATAAAATCAAGTCAGCCTCTGTGGTGGCCATCAATGTCCAGAATGTGCTTGGGATCGAAAATGTAGCCTTTACGTATTACGGAGCGGAGACCGATAAAGTATGGAATGCCACCCAGCTGGGAATGTTTCCTAACCTGAGCTACAAGGTAGAGTTTTGA
- a CDS encoding NUDIX hydrolase: protein MEKNPWKKQSGKLIYDNPWITVEEDMVINPGGGLSQYGKVLFKNFAIGIIPLDEQKNTWLVGQWRYTLGEYSWEIPMGGGPKEESKLESAKRELKEETGLSARKWTELLKMHTSNSVTDEVGYAFLAEDLTEGETDFEETEDLKIWKLPFSEAHQMVLDGKITDSLSMVAILKLGRMLRI from the coding sequence ATGGAGAAAAACCCCTGGAAAAAACAATCGGGCAAGCTGATCTATGACAATCCCTGGATCACCGTGGAGGAAGACATGGTGATCAATCCGGGAGGAGGACTGAGTCAATACGGGAAGGTGCTTTTCAAAAATTTCGCCATCGGGATCATCCCTTTGGATGAGCAAAAAAATACCTGGCTGGTAGGTCAGTGGCGCTATACCCTCGGAGAATACTCCTGGGAAATCCCCATGGGAGGCGGCCCTAAGGAGGAATCCAAATTGGAGTCAGCCAAAAGGGAGCTGAAAGAGGAGACGGGTCTTTCAGCCCGAAAGTGGACCGAATTATTGAAAATGCATACGTCCAACTCTGTAACCGATGAGGTGGGCTATGCGTTTCTGGCAGAGGACCTCACTGAGGGAGAGACCGATTTTGAAGAAACCGAGGACCTCAAAATATGGAAACTTCCCTTTTCTGAGGCTCATCAGATGGTACTGGATGGGAAGATCACCGACAGTCTGAGCATGGTAGCAATACTCAAATTGGGGAGGATGCTGAGGATTTAA
- a CDS encoding MATE family efflux transporter, producing MTLKEHFSKNVVLAYPVVIGQLGHIMVSVADTMMVGRVGVIPLAAATFAGTFYHVLMLFGIGVSYAVTPLVAATKVGDQPRLMKYLQSGMVLNILLSVLMMAVGLLVSPFLQYFGQEEAVATAARPYLIIMCASMMPLMIFQTYRQFAEGLSDTFNPMVVSIFANLLNVGLNYVMIYGALGFPAMGLLGAGYATLVSRVIMAVLMWWMIRPRMKGFEWTFDWALAKKMLKIGVPSGMQYVFEVGAFATASIMVGWISAEALAAHQIALNLSAITYMCATGIAAAATIRIGNQMGLKDLKNLRIAGYTSFTLVAMFMSVSALMFILFRGELTGLYVKDAHVQSIAASLMIIAAAFQVSDGVQAVGLGILRGLTDVKVPTLVTFVSYWLLAIPGGYLLGFTFDLGIHGVWYALSGGLTLAGVLHILRFRRLTKRIKF from the coding sequence GTGACCCTAAAAGAACATTTCAGTAAAAACGTAGTATTGGCCTATCCCGTGGTGATTGGTCAGCTCGGACACATCATGGTGTCTGTAGCTGATACCATGATGGTGGGGCGCGTAGGGGTGATCCCCCTGGCGGCTGCCACTTTTGCCGGTACTTTCTACCACGTGTTGATGCTTTTTGGCATTGGTGTGAGCTATGCCGTGACACCACTGGTAGCAGCCACGAAGGTTGGAGACCAACCGCGACTGATGAAGTACCTTCAGAGTGGGATGGTGCTGAATATCCTCCTTTCGGTGCTCATGATGGCAGTGGGACTGCTAGTCAGTCCGTTTTTGCAGTACTTTGGGCAGGAGGAGGCAGTAGCTACCGCTGCCAGACCTTATTTGATCATCATGTGTGCATCCATGATGCCGTTGATGATTTTTCAGACCTACAGACAATTTGCCGAGGGGCTTTCTGATACGTTCAACCCTATGGTGGTCTCTATTTTCGCCAATCTCCTGAATGTAGGCCTCAACTATGTGATGATTTATGGGGCACTGGGTTTCCCAGCGATGGGACTTCTGGGTGCAGGTTATGCTACCTTGGTCAGTCGGGTGATCATGGCCGTGCTGATGTGGTGGATGATCAGACCAAGAATGAAAGGTTTCGAGTGGACTTTTGATTGGGCACTAGCCAAAAAGATGCTGAAGATTGGGGTGCCTTCCGGCATGCAGTATGTGTTTGAGGTAGGGGCATTTGCAACGGCTTCCATCATGGTGGGGTGGATCAGCGCCGAGGCGCTGGCGGCGCATCAGATTGCGTTGAATTTATCTGCCATTACCTACATGTGTGCGACCGGGATTGCTGCTGCGGCTACCATTCGCATTGGTAACCAGATGGGACTTAAGGATTTGAAAAACCTAAGAATTGCCGGATATACATCCTTTACGCTGGTGGCCATGTTCATGTCCGTTTCTGCGTTGATGTTTATCCTGTTCAGGGGGGAGCTCACCGGTCTTTATGTGAAAGACGCTCACGTTCAGTCAATCGCGGCGAGTCTCATGATCATTGCGGCAGCATTTCAGGTGTCTGATGGTGTTCAGGCCGTGGGTCTGGGTATACTTCGTGGACTCACGGATGTGAAAGTGCCTACTTTGGTCACTTTTGTTTCCTACTGGTTGCTGGCCATTCCGGGAGGTTATCTTCTCGGGTTTACCTTCGATCTTGGGATTCATGGGGTTTGGTACGCACTCTCCGGAGGGTTAACCCTCGCTGGAGTTTTACATATTTTGAGGTTTAGGAGGCTGACCAAAAGAATAAAGTTTTAG
- a CDS encoding TCR/Tet family MFS transporter, with product MKNQKAALGFIFITVLIDVTGLGIIIPVLPQLITELTGGTISDASIYGGWLMFAYAFMQFLCAPVLGGLSDQFGRRPVLLFALFGFGIDYIFMALAPTIWWLFLGRIVAGVTGASFTTASAYIADVSTPEKRAQNFGMIGAAFGLGFIVGPMTGGILGEFGSRVPFYAAAGLTLVNWLYGYFVLPESLSPENRRKFSWKRANPWGTLVQLRNYPTVIGLIASLVLVYIAAHATQSTWAYFTIEKFDWSEAQVGYSLAFVGFMIALVQGVIIRPVVNKIGQTNAVYAGLAFNALGFIMIALATQGWMLYAIMIPYAFGGLAGPSLQGIMSNSVNANEQGELQGGLTSLVSVTSIVGPPLMTGIFGYFTATETDWYLPSAPFYLGAVFALLSLVFAVRTLSAKKAS from the coding sequence ATGAAAAATCAGAAGGCCGCGCTTGGCTTTATCTTTATCACGGTCCTCATAGACGTCACAGGTCTGGGGATTATCATCCCGGTACTTCCCCAACTCATCACCGAACTTACCGGAGGCACCATCAGTGATGCGTCCATATACGGCGGCTGGTTGATGTTTGCCTATGCCTTTATGCAGTTTCTCTGTGCTCCGGTTTTGGGCGGGCTGAGTGATCAGTTTGGCAGACGACCAGTTTTGCTTTTTGCTCTTTTTGGGTTTGGCATAGATTATATTTTCATGGCACTGGCTCCGACCATTTGGTGGCTTTTCCTGGGTCGGATTGTAGCTGGCGTGACGGGAGCAAGCTTCACCACTGCATCGGCCTACATAGCAGATGTATCTACCCCGGAGAAAAGGGCACAAAATTTCGGGATGATCGGGGCGGCCTTTGGGCTGGGCTTTATTGTGGGTCCTATGACCGGCGGAATTCTGGGAGAGTTTGGTTCTCGTGTTCCGTTCTATGCTGCTGCAGGGTTGACTCTGGTCAACTGGCTATATGGGTATTTCGTGCTTCCAGAATCTCTCAGTCCGGAGAATAGAAGAAAGTTTAGCTGGAAACGAGCCAATCCCTGGGGGACGCTGGTCCAGCTCCGCAACTACCCGACTGTGATAGGACTGATTGCTTCACTGGTGCTGGTGTACATTGCCGCCCATGCCACACAGAGTACCTGGGCTTATTTTACCATCGAAAAATTTGACTGGAGTGAAGCACAGGTGGGCTATTCATTGGCTTTTGTGGGGTTCATGATTGCTTTGGTGCAGGGCGTGATCATCAGGCCGGTGGTGAATAAAATTGGTCAGACCAATGCTGTATACGCTGGTCTCGCCTTCAATGCATTGGGGTTTATCATGATTGCCCTGGCCACTCAGGGTTGGATGCTCTATGCCATCATGATCCCGTATGCTTTTGGTGGGCTCGCGGGACCTTCACTGCAAGGCATCATGTCCAACAGTGTGAATGCTAATGAGCAGGGCGAACTACAAGGAGGACTGACAAGCCTCGTGAGTGTGACTTCCATTGTGGGGCCACCACTGATGACGGGTATTTTTGGTTATTTCACAGCCACGGAAACGGATTGGTATCTGCCCAGTGCACCGTTTTATCTGGGGGCTGTATTTGCGTTGTTAAGTCTGGTCTTTGCGGTGCGGACCTTGAGTGCTAAAAAGGCGAGTTAG
- a CDS encoding response regulator transcription factor: MRKILIADDHSLFSSGMSALFVRAGYEVVGTVEKGNDVLYEVITHHPDILILDLNLPKKNGLEVLKEVRAYSRDLIILVVTMYNDRTLINSVRKEGANGYFLKNSGQTELLEAAAKLKPGDFMVSVTVENSNSADPSDLVEDEFDRLIKLTVREKEILKLLVQGLSSKEIGEYLEISPSTVDTHRKNMLKKLSFNKVSELVSYAFRNNLV; this comes from the coding sequence ATGAGGAAAATTTTGATAGCGGACGACCATTCGTTATTTAGCTCCGGTATGTCTGCTCTATTTGTGCGGGCAGGCTACGAAGTGGTTGGTACAGTGGAAAAGGGCAATGATGTTTTGTATGAGGTGATCACTCATCATCCTGATATTTTAATTTTGGATCTTAACCTCCCGAAGAAAAACGGACTGGAGGTGCTGAAAGAGGTGCGGGCATATAGCCGCGATCTGATTATACTCGTGGTAACCATGTATAACGACCGAACCCTCATCAATTCGGTGAGGAAAGAAGGAGCTAATGGATATTTCCTGAAGAACAGTGGTCAAACGGAACTACTGGAGGCTGCGGCCAAGCTAAAGCCTGGGGATTTCATGGTCTCTGTCACCGTTGAAAATTCAAATTCTGCGGATCCGAGTGATTTGGTGGAGGATGAATTTGATCGACTGATTAAACTTACCGTCAGAGAAAAGGAGATTTTAAAACTCTTGGTGCAAGGGTTGTCATCCAAGGAAATAGGAGAGTACCTGGAGATCAGCCCTTCAACAGTGGATACCCATCGCAAAAACATGCTCAAAAAGCTTTCCTTCAATAAAGTCTCAGAACTGGTGAGCTATGCCTTCAGGAATAACCTGGTCTAG
- a CDS encoding 7TM diverse intracellular signaling domain-containing protein, with product MPSGITWSRKWGALIALFCGLGLSAQQVPLSTFEPNQAISINPYVEVYQTPDSLSAEEVIARIKNGDLKPAENKTSPGFSRDYFWIRFILTDDQSGDWVLELDNPHIDFVNLFEVKGDEGFLVGRGGDKQAFSYRTEINRRYVFSIEMTGQPREFLLMVDKRNASVSFPLRLWTEATFGANESMSNLLYGIYFGILAFVSAFSFVIGVGMRERNFLSYGIYVAIIAMYMFTQLGFSFQYLYPESSAFNNYSRVIFSFSLLITSMDFFSRLLDIRKYLPLLSKIYKIGWVFLGVVFVIWLLNRLFNPAYAQYTILTLNILYLFILGFFGSVFYVSIKTWRFQRGNVLLVMFAFFALMVGASIYILIEYGVISESFFPINPIIIGSMLEVLILSVSMAYRVKTLNERKNELSNKLLRQQKDLMRAFIRGGDMERKRISEELHDNIGSSLSLLKNSLANERFDPKIVNADIDALCEEVRTLSHRLVPHQMELIGFSEVLADYCKRYERDSGIKVALDQFDFPVLPEHMSVPLLRIVQEALQNILKHAQATEVEIQLVGYQEEIVITIDDNGVGFDPVQMAGGNGLINMQTRCELLHGHMDISSHEGKGTNILMTIPI from the coding sequence ATGCCTTCAGGAATAACCTGGTCTAGAAAATGGGGCGCATTGATCGCCCTTTTTTGCGGCTTGGGCCTCTCTGCACAGCAGGTTCCATTGAGTACCTTTGAGCCCAATCAGGCAATCAGTATCAACCCTTATGTGGAGGTGTATCAGACACCTGATTCTTTGTCTGCGGAAGAGGTAATAGCCCGCATCAAAAACGGTGACCTCAAACCAGCTGAAAACAAGACCTCTCCTGGCTTTTCGAGAGATTATTTCTGGATCAGATTTATCCTGACTGATGATCAATCAGGTGACTGGGTACTGGAGCTGGACAATCCGCATATTGATTTTGTAAACCTATTTGAAGTGAAGGGTGATGAGGGCTTTTTGGTGGGCAGAGGTGGCGACAAGCAGGCGTTTAGTTATCGCACGGAGATTAACCGCCGATATGTTTTTTCCATTGAAATGACGGGGCAGCCCCGGGAATTTCTCCTGATGGTGGACAAACGAAATGCCTCGGTGAGCTTTCCACTCAGGCTGTGGACGGAAGCCACCTTTGGTGCCAATGAGTCAATGTCCAATCTGCTTTACGGTATTTACTTTGGCATTCTCGCTTTTGTGAGCGCGTTTAGCTTCGTGATTGGAGTGGGGATGCGGGAGCGAAATTTTCTGTCATACGGTATTTATGTGGCCATCATTGCCATGTACATGTTTACCCAGCTGGGTTTTTCATTTCAGTATTTATATCCGGAATCGTCGGCTTTCAATAATTACTCACGGGTGATTTTTTCGTTTTCACTGCTCATTACGTCCATGGACTTCTTTAGTCGGCTGTTGGACATCAGAAAATACTTGCCACTATTGAGTAAAATTTACAAAATCGGATGGGTGTTTTTAGGCGTGGTGTTTGTGATTTGGCTACTAAACAGGTTATTCAATCCGGCCTATGCACAGTACACCATCCTGACGCTGAATATCCTCTATCTGTTTATTCTGGGATTTTTTGGTTCCGTGTTTTATGTGAGCATCAAGACCTGGCGATTTCAGCGGGGCAATGTGCTCTTGGTCATGTTTGCTTTTTTTGCGCTGATGGTCGGTGCTTCCATTTACATACTTATTGAATATGGGGTGATTTCGGAAAGTTTCTTCCCGATAAACCCGATCATCATTGGCTCCATGTTGGAGGTTTTGATTTTGTCTGTCTCCATGGCGTATCGGGTAAAAACCCTCAATGAGCGCAAAAATGAGCTTTCAAACAAGCTTCTACGTCAGCAGAAAGATTTGATGCGTGCTTTTATCCGCGGAGGAGACATGGAGCGAAAGCGCATTTCAGAGGAATTGCATGACAACATCGGTAGCAGTTTGTCCCTGTTGAAAAACAGCCTGGCCAATGAGCGCTTTGATCCGAAAATTGTGAATGCAGACATAGATGCACTCTGCGAGGAGGTTCGCACCCTGTCGCACCGCCTGGTGCCTCATCAGATGGAACTCATTGGCTTTTCGGAGGTGCTGGCGGACTACTGCAAGCGCTACGAACGGGACTCAGGTATCAAAGTGGCATTGGATCAGTTTGATTTTCCGGTACTGCCGGAGCACATGTCTGTGCCGCTCCTCCGAATCGTGCAGGAAGCCTTGCAAAATATCCTGAAGCATGCACAGGCCACCGAAGTGGAAATCCAACTGGTGGGCTATCAGGAAGAGATCGTGATCACCATAGACGACAATGGTGTGGGATTTGATCCTGTACAGATGGCCGGAGGAAATGGCCTCATCAATATGCAAACCAGGTGCGAATTGCTTCATGGTCATATGGACATTTCATCCCATGAGGGAAAGGGTACCAATATTCTGATGACGATTCCTATTTAA
- a CDS encoding SDR family oxidoreductase — protein MKNVALITGASGGIGLELARIHAQTHGDLILIARSTSKLEQLKKELEAAYGISVLNIPKDLSIPDAAQEVYNQVIAANIQVDYLINNAGFGDFGNYHETEWEKEEMMINLNILALTQLTKLFGSDMVERKSGKIMNVSSTAAFQPGPLMAVYYATKHYVQAYSEALYEEWKGYGVSVTALCPGATQSGFQQAADMEDSRLFKGKKLPTSLEVAEFGYKAMMKGEMTAIHGVMNTILAGSAKFTPKKLLLKVVRKLQEKTQP, from the coding sequence ATGAAAAATGTAGCACTCATTACAGGAGCCTCTGGAGGCATCGGGCTTGAACTTGCCAGAATACATGCACAAACCCATGGAGATCTGATACTCATAGCACGCAGCACTTCCAAGCTGGAACAACTCAAAAAAGAACTGGAAGCGGCGTATGGAATTTCAGTTCTGAATATCCCAAAGGATCTGTCTATCCCAGATGCGGCACAGGAAGTATACAATCAGGTAATAGCGGCGAACATCCAGGTAGACTATCTCATCAACAATGCCGGTTTTGGGGACTTTGGAAACTACCACGAAACAGAGTGGGAAAAGGAGGAGATGATGATCAACCTCAACATCCTCGCACTGACACAACTCACCAAACTTTTCGGGTCAGATATGGTAGAGCGAAAATCGGGGAAGATCATGAATGTCTCCTCCACGGCGGCATTCCAGCCAGGCCCCCTTATGGCAGTTTATTACGCCACCAAACACTACGTACAGGCGTACTCCGAGGCACTTTACGAAGAGTGGAAAGGGTATGGTGTATCCGTAACGGCACTATGTCCGGGAGCTACTCAGTCGGGATTTCAACAAGCCGCCGACATGGAAGACTCCAGGCTCTTCAAAGGAAAGAAGCTCCCTACTTCACTGGAAGTAGCAGAGTTTGGCTACAAGGCCATGATGAAAGGGGAAATGACCGCCATCCATGGAGTGATGAATACCATCCTGGCGGGATCCGCAAAATTCACACCTAAGAAGCTCCTACTAAAAGTAGTCCGAAAACTTCAGGAAAAAACCCAACCGTAA
- a CDS encoding MFS transporter: protein MSYLQIVRKHPQILGYGALHYFFSAIGQTFLISVSVPYLLRDMGLTSIGFSNRYAIATISSALVLPLVGGWVDRARLSTLSFLGGLGLLTACLMMFFSARYALLLPALFLMRFFGQGSMVLIGSTAIAKFFTKNRGKGLSLASMGLSLAETFMPLIFVGLIGLYSWENAWLIMGSGVILIFIPVSYLLIRNHLPGQEEVGTPLSTTINDFTRRQVLGDPYFYMTVPVMLFLPFFITGIFIHQNLIAQAKGWTMDWMAFTFIGFGFSKVVTSFLGGALIDRFTARKVFVFYLFPLAVGLIFLAIGEHKIFALVYMILLGMTASLGTLTGVAIWVEMYGSKNLGAIKSMVTTFMVVSTAVGPILIGWALEISLEMTLYTFSGIILLLILLSYLVVNRKRP, encoded by the coding sequence ATGTCCTATCTCCAAATTGTTCGAAAACATCCTCAAATCCTGGGATACGGTGCCTTACATTATTTTTTCTCGGCCATCGGGCAGACTTTTCTCATCAGCGTGAGCGTGCCTTACTTACTCAGAGACATGGGCCTCACAAGTATCGGCTTCAGCAACAGGTATGCCATTGCAACCATCTCGAGTGCGTTGGTCCTGCCATTGGTAGGCGGGTGGGTAGACAGGGCCAGACTCTCCACACTTAGTTTCCTCGGAGGCCTCGGACTCCTTACAGCCTGTCTTATGATGTTTTTCAGTGCCCGGTATGCATTGTTGCTGCCGGCTTTGTTTCTGATGCGGTTTTTCGGTCAGGGAAGTATGGTTTTGATTGGCTCCACGGCCATTGCCAAGTTTTTTACCAAAAATAGAGGTAAGGGTCTTTCCCTAGCGAGCATGGGGCTTTCACTAGCGGAAACCTTCATGCCCCTCATTTTTGTGGGGTTGATCGGGCTATATAGCTGGGAGAATGCCTGGCTCATCATGGGATCGGGTGTTATTTTGATTTTCATTCCGGTCTCCTATCTTCTCATCAGAAACCACCTGCCTGGGCAGGAAGAAGTGGGTACCCCGCTCTCCACCACCATCAACGACTTCACCAGAAGGCAGGTATTGGGAGACCCCTATTTTTACATGACCGTGCCGGTAATGCTTTTTCTTCCTTTTTTTATCACGGGCATATTCATACATCAAAACCTGATCGCCCAGGCCAAGGGCTGGACGATGGATTGGATGGCCTTTACCTTTATCGGCTTTGGATTTTCCAAGGTAGTCACCTCCTTTTTGGGTGGCGCGCTCATCGATCGGTTCACAGCCCGAAAGGTCTTTGTATTTTATCTGTTTCCACTGGCCGTTGGGCTCATCTTTTTAGCCATTGGTGAACATAAAATTTTCGCTCTTGTATATATGATTCTCCTGGGGATGACCGCCAGTCTGGGTACCCTCACCGGTGTGGCCATATGGGTGGAAATGTACGGATCAAAAAACCTCGGCGCCATCAAAAGTATGGTCACCACGTTCATGGTTGTTTCTACAGCAGTGGGACCAATACTCATTGGCTGGGCTCTAGAGATCTCTCTGGAAATGACGCTCTATACTTTCTCTGGAATCATCCTCCTATTGATACTTTTGAGCTACCTTGTAGTGAATAGAAAGCGCCCATAA